The window TGTCGCTCGACCCCGTGGCCACCGCCGCGTCGAACAACCCGCTCCTGAAGACCCTCACCGCTGCGGTCTCCGGTGGAGTGAACCCCGACGTCAACCTGGTCGACACCCTGAACTCCGGTGAGTTCACCGTCTTCGCCCCCGTCGACGACGCGTTCGCCAAGATCGACGCCGCGACCCTCGACACGCTGAAGACCCCGGAAGGCGCCCCGACGCTGACCTCGATCCTCACCTACCACGTGATCCCCGGCCAGCTCACCCCTGACGAGATCGTCGGAACCCACAAGACCGTCCAGGGTGGCGAGGTCACCGTCGAAGGCAGCGGAGACGCGCTGACCGTCAACGGTTCCACCAACGTCATCTGCGGTGGCGTCCAGACCGCCAACGCGACCGTGTACCTCATCGACTCGGTGCTGATGCCCCCCATGTAATCCCCTTTCTCCACACGCCGAATGGTCGGTCGCCTCGTGCGGCCGGCCATTCGGCGTCTCCGCGTGTGCGGCGGGCACAGGCATCCGGATGCGCGGCCTGCCTCGTAGGCTGAACCCACCATGCTCTCCGCCACGCTCGGCCTGATCGGTGCCATCGTCTACGGCGGTGCCGACTTCCTCGGCGGGCTCGCGTCGCGCCGGCTGGGCGCCGTGCGGGTGACCGCGCTGTCGGCCGTCTCGGGGCTCGCCCTGATCGCGGTGGCGCTGCCGCTGATCGGCGGGACGTTCTCGGCCGAGGCGGTGCGGCTGGGCATCCTTTCTGGGGTGACCGGGGCGATCGCGCTGTCGCTGCTGTACGGCTGTCTCGCGATCGGGCCGATGAGCATCCTGTCGCCGCTCACGGCGGTGGTGTCGGCGCTGGTGCCGCTGACCGTGGGGCTCGCGGGCGGCGAGCGCCTCTCGCTCGTGGGCTGGATCGCGATCGGGATCGCGCTGGTCGCCGTGGTGCTCGTCGGCTTCGTGCCCGAGAAGGGGGCCGCGCGGCCCCGGCTGCTCGGGCTGGCGATGGCAGTGGGGGCCGGGGCGATGATCGGGCTGTTCCTCGTGATCATCGACCGCACGCCCGACGACTCGGGGCTGGTGCCGCTGCTGCTGAACCGGGCGACGAGCGCGGCGATCATGGTGACGGCGGCGGCGGTACTGGTGGTCGTCACCCAGCTCAGGGGCCCGCGATCGCCGGACGCGGCTGCGGCCGACGGACACGGGCCGGCCGTGCTGCCGGCCTGGGCTGAGCGCGCCGTCCTGCTGGCGATCGCCTGCGGAGCGGTGGACGCGGTCGCGAACGTGCTGCTGCTGCTCGCGCTGCGGGCCGGCGAACTGACCGTGGTGTCGGTGCTGACGGCGCTGTACCCGGCCGGGACGGTCATCCTCGCGGCGGTGCTGCTGCGGGAGCGGGTGGCACCGGTGCAGGTGGTGGGGCTGGTGCTCGCGTTCGTGGCGGCGGGGATGCTCGCGCTGGCCTGACGCCGCCGGCGGCGGGCGTTAGAGTTCGAGGGTGAGCGAGGCGAGCGGGGAGCACGGGACGCTCGACGAGCCCGGGGACGACGACCGGAGGCCGCGGGCCGTGTACGGCGTCGGCCACGACCCCGACGTGCGGTTCAGCCTCGCCAACGAGCGCACGGCGCTCGCCTGGGTGCGCACCGGGCTGTCGCTCGTCGCCGGCGGGGTCGCGCTGACCACGCTGGCGTCGTTCGCCGATCTGCCCTGGGTGATCGACGTCATCGCCCTGGTCGCCTGCCTCGCCGGCGGCGCGCTCGCGCTCTCGGCCCTGTTCTCCTGGCGCCGGGCCGAGCGGGCACTGCGGCTCGATCAGCCCCTGCCCGCGCCGGCCGCGCTGCCGTGGCTCGTGCTCGGCGTCGCCGTGCTCGCCCTGGTGCTGACGTTCTACGCCGGCTTCGAGCTGGCCAGGGATCTCTGATGGCGCGCCGCGACCCGGGGCTCCAGCCCGAGCGCACCGCCCTGTCCTGGCAGCGCACAGCCCTCTCGACCGCGCTGGTCTCACTGCTGCTCGCGTTCGCCTGCCTGAAGGGCGGGTTCCCGATCGGCACCGGGATCGCCGCGCTCGTGGCGGTCGGCGCCGTCGTCGTGCTGTTCGGCGCCCGCGGTCGTGCGGCCCGGCGCGACGGCGTCTCCCCGTGGACGCCGCTCACCCGGATCTCCCTGCTGATCGGCGCCACGGCGGTGCTCGGCGGAGTGCTGGCGCTGCTCATCCTGTTCTGACCGCTCGTTAGATTAGGGACCATGGCTTCCTCCCCGCAGCGCACGGTGCGCAAGTCGGCTGCCGAGCGCTCGGCCGAGATCCGCGACGCGGCTCGCGCGATCGCCCGCGCGGACGGTCTCGTGGGCGTCACCCTGCGCTCGGTCGGCGCGCGCGTCGGCGTGGTGCCGGCGCTCGTGGCGCACTACGAGCCGAGCACGGAGGCGCTGGTGGCCGAGACCTTCCGCGCGATCGCGTCGGCCGAGCTCGACGAGGTGGTCGCCGTGACGCAGCGCGAGGGCTCGGCGGTCGGGCGGCTGCGGGCGCTGCTCGCCACGACGCTCGATCCGGCCCGCGACCCCGTCACCGCGGTCTGGGTTGACGCCTGGAGCCTCGGCCGCCGCAACGAGCCGCTCGCCGGAGCGGTGCACGAGCTCGGGGGGCGCTGGGAATCCGTGGTGGCGGGCATCCTGGAGCAGGGCGCCGCGGCCGGAGAGTTCACCGTCGCCGACCGCGACGGGCTCGCGTGGCTCGTGGTGGCGATCGTCGACGGCCTGAACGCGCAGTCGGCCGTGCACGACCGCCACGACGCAGCGAGGGCCCGCCTCGTGCAGCGCGCGGTCGCCCGCGAGCTCGGCCTCCCGCCCACCGCCCTGGCCTGAACGCCCCGGGCCCGGCCAGGCCCCACGCCTCAGGCGATGCCGCCGGTCACCGCGAGCGCACCGACCGTGCCGGCCGCGGTGCGGGCGGTCGCGACGACGAGCGAGCCGAACGGGTCCCGCCACTCACTGACCCGCCGCGCGTGCTCGGCGGCCGGCACCTCACCGCTCGCCGAGAAGTGGATGCCCGCCCGCTCCACCTCGAGCGGCACCCCGTTCAGCGACACGCTCACCGCGGCGCCCTCGTCGCACTCGCCCTCCACGACCACCACGTCGGATCCTCCGCCCCCGGCCCCCGCCCGGCACTCCGCCGTCAGCACGAGCCGCGGCTCCGGGCCTCCGGCGGAGGACATCGACACCGGTGCACCAATCGGCGCTGCTGGGGCGGGGAGCGGGGGCGTGCGGGGTGGGGGGACGCGGCGGGGGCGCTGCGCCTCGAAGGCCGCAGCGAGGCGGAGGAGGGTGCTGTCGGAGTACGCGCGGCCGGCGAGGGTGAGGCCGACGGGCATCCGGGTGTCGGTCATCAGGCCCATCGGCACCGTCACGGTCGGGATGCCGAGGTGCCGCGGCACCAGGTTGCCGTTCGAGACCCAGACCCCGTCGCGCCAGGCCAGCGCCGCCGAGGCCTCGTTCGTGTCGGCGTCGGCCGGCCCGACATCGGCCGCCGCCGGGAAGACGAGGGCGTCGAGGTCGAGCTCGTCCATCCACTGCTCGAGGTCGACACGGCGGGTCTCCTCGAGGCCGCGCAGGCCCTCCGGGATCGACGGGATCTCCGTCAGTGACGGCACCCCGTCTCGTCGCGCGCGCTCGGCGTACTCGGCCAGGTCGTAGTCGAGGTCGCCCCAGCGGTCGGGCAGCTGACCCGTCGGCCGCGGGAAGATCAGCGCACCGTCCACGGCCGCGAGCGAGCGCAGCGCCGGGTCGTCGTTCGCGGCCGACTGCGCGTCGAGGAAGTCGTTCCAGGCCCAGATCGACAGCTCCCAGAGCTCGCGCTCCGCGAAGTCGGCGGGCACCGAGCCCCGCGACGCCATCGTGTGCCGCCCCGGCCGGTCGGCCTCGTAGTTCTCCACGGCCGGGAAGTCGACCTCCACCACCTCCGCGCCGAGCGCCTCGAGGTCGTGGCGGGCCGCCTCCCACAGCGCGAGCACCGACGCGCGGGTCTCGATCGGCGTCACGGCCTCGGTGTCACGGCCGATGTAGCGA of the Herbiconiux flava genome contains:
- a CDS encoding fasciclin domain-containing protein — protein: MRITKRSTLTALAIAAVATFGLAGCSGGSSTTATTEESSAPSSAASTPSPSMESMDPMANLVGSGCAAYAEAVPDGAGSVEGMSLDPVATAASNNPLLKTLTAAVSGGVNPDVNLVDTLNSGEFTVFAPVDDAFAKIDAATLDTLKTPEGAPTLTSILTYHVIPGQLTPDEIVGTHKTVQGGEVTVEGSGDALTVNGSTNVICGGVQTANATVYLIDSVLMPPM
- a CDS encoding EamA family transporter, yielding MLSATLGLIGAIVYGGADFLGGLASRRLGAVRVTALSAVSGLALIAVALPLIGGTFSAEAVRLGILSGVTGAIALSLLYGCLAIGPMSILSPLTAVVSALVPLTVGLAGGERLSLVGWIAIGIALVAVVLVGFVPEKGAARPRLLGLAMAVGAGAMIGLFLVIIDRTPDDSGLVPLLLNRATSAAIMVTAAAVLVVVTQLRGPRSPDAAAADGHGPAVLPAWAERAVLLAIACGAVDAVANVLLLLALRAGELTVVSVLTALYPAGTVILAAVLLRERVAPVQVVGLVLAFVAAGMLALA
- a CDS encoding YidH family protein; the encoded protein is MSEASGEHGTLDEPGDDDRRPRAVYGVGHDPDVRFSLANERTALAWVRTGLSLVAGGVALTTLASFADLPWVIDVIALVACLAGGALALSALFSWRRAERALRLDQPLPAPAALPWLVLGVAVLALVLTFYAGFELARDL
- a CDS encoding DUF202 domain-containing protein; its protein translation is MARRDPGLQPERTALSWQRTALSTALVSLLLAFACLKGGFPIGTGIAALVAVGAVVVLFGARGRAARRDGVSPWTPLTRISLLIGATAVLGGVLALLILF
- a CDS encoding TetR/AcrR family transcriptional regulator yields the protein MASSPQRTVRKSAAERSAEIRDAARAIARADGLVGVTLRSVGARVGVVPALVAHYEPSTEALVAETFRAIASAELDEVVAVTQREGSAVGRLRALLATTLDPARDPVTAVWVDAWSLGRRNEPLAGAVHELGGRWESVVAGILEQGAAAGEFTVADRDGLAWLVVAIVDGLNAQSAVHDRHDAARARLVQRAVARELGLPPTALA